A window from Longibacter salinarum encodes these proteins:
- the xseA gene encoding exodeoxyribonuclease VII large subunit produces the protein MAADLFSSAGLDPSSDPASSDDTAESSAAETPASENESTVDNDGVLSVTELTEGLGALVEKHYGDVRVEGELSNFKRAASGHCYFTLKDDDAQIRCVMWRYLTQHIYFEPEDGLLVRITGKASVYERRGDLQILVNSMRRAGKGAQQEAFERLKAKLKAEGLFDRDRKKPLPTFPRRIGVVTSGEGAALQDILSVLERRFAAADVILCPVPVQGIDAPQAIANAIARFNAVPLDHDQRPEVLIVGRGGGSAEDLWAFNEEVVARTIADSDIPIISAVGHETDVSIADFVADERAATPSMAAEIAVPDRRDLELQIRGLTDRLRDAAMRPIDGTRRRVRHLIDSRTFHEPVRRLRDMQQRVDGIVEQLHRSASRMIERRRHVVERLQDRIRAAHPKAPLRRGYAMIERDGQIVRSVANLTTGDRVQIRLDDGHRSADIVDEGDE, from the coding sequence GTGGCTGCCGACCTCTTTTCTTCTGCCGGCCTGGATCCTTCGTCCGATCCTGCATCATCCGACGACACGGCAGAGTCATCCGCTGCCGAGACGCCCGCGTCCGAAAACGAATCCACGGTAGACAACGACGGCGTGCTTTCGGTCACCGAACTGACAGAGGGGCTCGGTGCCCTTGTCGAAAAGCACTATGGCGACGTGCGTGTGGAAGGCGAGCTGTCCAATTTCAAACGTGCCGCGTCGGGCCACTGCTACTTTACGCTCAAGGACGACGACGCACAGATCCGGTGCGTGATGTGGCGCTACCTGACGCAACACATCTACTTCGAGCCCGAGGACGGCCTGTTGGTACGCATTACCGGAAAAGCATCCGTTTACGAGCGGCGCGGCGACCTCCAGATCCTGGTCAACTCGATGCGGAGGGCCGGCAAGGGAGCGCAGCAAGAAGCGTTTGAGCGTCTAAAGGCCAAACTCAAAGCGGAGGGCCTCTTCGACCGCGACCGCAAGAAGCCTCTACCGACGTTTCCCCGCCGCATCGGCGTCGTCACCTCGGGCGAAGGAGCGGCCCTGCAGGACATTCTCTCTGTCCTCGAGCGCCGGTTCGCGGCCGCCGACGTGATCCTCTGCCCGGTCCCCGTACAGGGCATCGATGCGCCACAGGCCATTGCAAACGCGATTGCCCGATTCAACGCGGTCCCGCTCGATCACGACCAGCGTCCTGAGGTCCTGATCGTCGGACGTGGAGGCGGCTCGGCCGAAGACCTGTGGGCCTTCAACGAGGAAGTCGTCGCTCGAACGATCGCTGATAGTGACATACCGATTATCAGTGCCGTCGGGCACGAGACCGATGTGTCGATCGCAGACTTCGTGGCGGACGAGCGTGCTGCAACGCCGTCTATGGCTGCTGAAATCGCTGTCCCGGATCGACGGGATCTTGAACTTCAGATCCGCGGGCTCACCGACCGCCTTCGCGACGCCGCGATGCGTCCAATCGACGGAACGCGCCGACGCGTGCGCCACCTCATTGACTCGCGCACGTTCCACGAACCCGTCCGACGTCTCCGCGACATGCAGCAACGGGTCGATGGCATCGTGGAGCAGTTGCACCGGAGCGCGTCGCGGATGATTGAGCGCCGGCGCCACGTGGTAGAGCGCCTGCAGGACCGGATCCGCGCCGCCCACCCGAAGGCACCTCTTCGCCGGGGCTATGCCATGATCGAGCGCGACGGACAGATCGTCCGATCGGTGGCCAACCTCACAACAGGAGATCGCGTCCAGATTCGACTCGACGACGGACATCGGTCTGCCGATATCGTCGATGAGGGCGACGAATAA